In Actinomycetes bacterium, a genomic segment contains:
- a CDS encoding phosphatidylinositol mannoside acyltransferase — protein MTGRDQRAGRRWLTAWAVCRRLPEPVAYLLGWVGGRAFYETDKRRRQALRANLRQVLGPGVAAKTLERVVRRGFASYGRYWIEAFRLEDLSPAEVVRRMDFEGREHLDAAVASGRGVVFASPHIGNWDFGAAWLAASGYQTTAVVERLSPPELFERFVAYRQALGIELLPLDEGPETLRGVLRTLRAGRLAALVCDRDLTGGGLPVTVFGSPATMPGGPASLALRTGALLLPCSVYQARRRGRWLAVCRPPIEARPSGDPRADALALTQRLAGEFETLIARAPEQWHVLSPYWRVPGWRAAPGPGAEKAAS, from the coding sequence GTGACCGGCCGGGACCAGCGGGCAGGCCGCCGCTGGCTGACCGCGTGGGCCGTGTGCCGCCGGCTGCCCGAACCGGTGGCGTACCTGCTCGGGTGGGTCGGTGGCCGGGCCTTCTACGAGACCGACAAGCGCCGCCGCCAGGCGTTGCGGGCCAACCTCCGGCAGGTGCTCGGGCCGGGCGTAGCGGCGAAGACACTGGAGCGGGTGGTCCGCCGCGGGTTCGCCAGCTACGGCCGCTACTGGATCGAGGCGTTCCGGCTCGAGGACCTGAGCCCGGCCGAGGTCGTCCGGCGCATGGACTTCGAGGGGCGGGAGCACCTGGACGCCGCCGTGGCCAGCGGCCGGGGCGTGGTGTTCGCCAGCCCCCACATCGGCAACTGGGACTTCGGGGCGGCCTGGCTGGCCGCCTCCGGCTACCAGACCACCGCGGTGGTCGAGCGGCTCAGCCCTCCTGAGTTGTTCGAGCGGTTCGTCGCCTACCGCCAAGCCCTCGGCATCGAGCTGCTGCCGCTGGACGAGGGCCCCGAGACCCTGCGCGGGGTGCTCCGCACGCTGCGCGCCGGGCGGCTCGCCGCCCTGGTCTGCGACCGTGACCTGACCGGCGGGGGGCTTCCCGTGACGGTCTTCGGGTCTCCGGCCACGATGCCGGGCGGGCCCGCCTCGCTGGCCCTCAGGACGGGCGCCCTGCTCCTGCCCTGCTCGGTCTACCAGGCCAGGCGGCGCGGGCGCTGGCTGGCCGTGTGCCGGCCGCCGATCGAGGCCCGCCCGTCGGGGGACCCGCGGGCCGACGCCCTCGCGCTCACCCAGCGCCTGGCCGGGGAGTTCGAGACCCTGATCGCCCGGGCCCCCGAGCAGTGGCACGTGCTGAGCCCGTACTGGCGCGTGCCCGGCTGGCGGGC